From the genome of Drosophila melanogaster chromosome 2L, one region includes:
- the MRP gene encoding Multidrug-Resistance like protein 1, isoform C, which translates to MADDTSSPMDRFCGSTFWNATETWYTNDPDFTPCFEQTALVWTPCAFYWAFVIFDFYYLKASLDRNIPWNKLNVSKALVNLGLLVITALDLIMALVKKGGDSELPLYDLDVWGPIIKFATFLLLFIFIPLNRKYGVQTTGCQFIFWFLLTVLSIPRCRTEVRLDAERQKILNSQQPSEQDFSWEEYQFVSFFIFFTFTSIMLILNCFADGMPRQTKYQRGENEIPELSASFLSRITYQWFDKMALKGYRNPLEEKDLWDLRPQDSCSEVMPIFAHHWNQNVRKNYKNKARVEPKAQFSNGNVTFENPHGEKNGRKKGMASIMPPIYKSFGGVFLFGALMKLFTDTLTFAQPQVLSLIISFVEAQDAEPEWKGILYAVLLFVLAAAQTFILGQYFHRMFIVGLRIRTALINAIYRKALRISNSTKKESTVGEIVNLMAVDAQRFMELTTYLNMIWSAPLQIGLALYFLWQQLGPSVLAGLAVMIILIPVNGVIASRIKTYQIRQMKYKDERVKLMNEVLSGIKVLKLYAWEPSFEKQVLDIRDKEIATLRSTAYLNAGTSFLWSCAPFLVSLVTFATYVLTSEANQLSVEKVLVSIALFDLMKLPLTILPMLSVDIAETQVSVNRINKFLNSEELDPNSVLHDSSKPHPMSIENGEFSWGDEITLRNINIEVKKGSLVALVGTVGSGKSSVVQAFLGEMEKLAGVVNTVGKLAYVPQQAWIQNATVRDNILFGQTYDRKRYNKVIDACALRADIDILSAGDLTEIGEKGINLSGGQKQRISLARAVYSDADLYLLDDPLSAVDAHVGKHIFEEVIGPKGILARKSRVLVTHGVTFLPQVDSIYVIKMGEISESGTFDQLVKNKGAFADFIIQHLQEGNEEEEELNQIKRQISSTADVPELLGTVEKAIKLARTESLSDSISVTSADSLMGGGGSLRRRTKRQDSHDSVASAASLKKKQEVEGKLIETEKSQTGGVEFAVYKHYIKSVGIFLSVATLVLNFVFQAFQIGSNLWLTQWANDQNVANDTGLRDMYLGVYGAFGFGQVLSKYLSGLALAIGGLHCSMNVFNKLLNTGLKWPMELFDTTPLGRILSRYSKDVDTVDSVLPAITVQLLNTCFGVLATIVVISLSTPIFLAVIVPIAFLYYFAQRFYVATSRQLMRLESVSRSPIYSHFSETVTGASTIRAYNVGDRFIEESDAKVDKNQVCKYPSVIANRWLAIRLEMVGNLIILFASLFAVLGGQTNPGLVGLSVSYALQVTQTLNWLVRMSSDIETNIVSVERIKEYGETKQEAPWELEQDKNKPKNWPQEGRVEFQNFQVRYREGLDLVLRGVSFNIQGGEKVGIVGRTGAGKSSLTLALFRIIEAAGGRISIDGVDIASMGLHMLRSRLTIIPQDPVLFSGSLRINLDPFEIKTDDEIWKALELSHLKSFVKSLAAGLNHEIAEGGENLSVGQRQLVCLARALLRKTKVLVLDEATAAVDLETDDLIQKTIRTEFKECTVLTIAHRLNTILDSDKVIVLDKGQIIEFASPTELLDNPKSAFYSMAKDANLV; encoded by the exons ATGGCGGATGACACTAGTTCGCCGATGGACAGATTCTGCGGATCCACGTTCTGG AACGCAACAGAGACATGGTATACCAACGATCCGGACTTTACGCCCTGCTTTGAGCAAACGGCGCTGGTCTGGACACCCTGCGCCTTCTACTGGGCGTTCGTGATCTTTGACTTTTACTACCTGAAGGCGAGTTTGGACAGGAATATACCGTGGAACAAGCTGAACGTGAGCAAAGCTCTGGTGAATCTGGGTCTGCTGGTAATCACTGCCCTGGACCTAATTATGGCGCTGGTCAAGAAGGGCGGCGACTCTGAGCTGCCGCTCTACGACCTGGATGTTTGGGGTCCCATCATCAAGTTCGCCACCTTCCTGTTGCTCTTCATATTCATCCCGCTGAATCGAAAGTATGGCGTGCAGACCACGGGATGTCAGTTCATCTTCTGGTTCCTGCTCACTGTGCTGTCGATTCCCCGCTGCCGCACTGAAGTTCGACTGGACGCGGAGCGCCAGAAGATTCTGAATTCGCAACAGCCATCCGAGCAGGACTTTTCCTGGGAGGAGTATCAGTTCGTTAGCTTCTTTATCTTCTTCACCTTCACCAGCATTATGCTGATCCTGAACTGCTTCGCGGACGGAATGCCCAGACAAACCAAGTACCAGAGGGGTGAGAACGAGATTCCCGAACTGTCAGCCAGTTTCCTTTCCCGCATCACCTATCAGTGGTTCGACAAAATGGCCCTCAAGGGCTATCGCAAcccgctggaggagaaggaTCTGTGGGACCTGAGGCCGCAGGACAGCTGCTCCGAGGTCATGCCCATCTTCGCCCACCACTGGAACCAGAACGTGCGCAAGAACTACAAGAACAAGGCGCGCGTAGAACCCAAGGCGCAGTTTAGCAATGGCAACGTGACCTTTGAGAATCCCCACGGTGAGAAGAATGGCCGCAAGAAGGGCATGGCCAGTATTATGCCGCCAATTTACAAGTCCTTCGGAGGCGTCTTTCTGTTCGGCGCCCTAATGAAGCTGTTCACCGACACCCTGACATTTGCCCAGCCCCAAGTCCTGAGTTTGATCATCAGCTTCGTCGAGGCCCAAGATGCCGAGCCCGAATGGAAGGGTATCTTATACGCTGTCCTGCTTTTCGTTTTGGCCGCTGCACAGACCTTTATTCTGGGGCAATATTTCCACCGAATGTTCATTGTGGGCCTGCGAATCAGGACAGCTTTGATCAATGCCATCTACCGCAAGGCCCTGCGCATTTCGAACTCCACCAAAAAGGAGTCCACCGTGGGCGAGATCGTCAACCTGATGGCCGTGGATGCCCAGCGATTCATGGAACTGACAACCTACTTAAACATGATCTGGTCGGCGCCACTGCAGATCGGTCTAGCCCTGTATTTCCTTTGGCAGCAACTGGGACCGTCTGTGCTGGCCGGTTTGGCTGTGATGATTATCCTGATCCCTGTGAACGGAGTGATTGCCAGTCGCATCAAGACCTATCAGATCAGACAGATGAAGTACAAAGATGAGCGTGTTAAGTTGATGAACGAAGTACTGAGTGGCATTAAG GTGCTCAAATTGTACGCCTGGGAACCGAGTTTCGAGAAGCAAGTGCTGGACATCCGTGACAAGGAGATTGCGACGCTGCGCTCCACTGCCTACTTGAACGCGGGCACTTCGTTCTTGTGGTCCTGTGCACCGTTCCTG GTTTCCTTGGTCACGTTCGCCACTTACGTGCTAACCAGCGAGGCGAATCAGCTGAGCGTCGAGAAGGTGTTAGTCTCAATCGCCCTCTTCGACCTCATGAAACTCCCGCTGACCATCCTGCCCATGCTGAGTGTTGACATAGCCGAG ACGCAAGTTTCCGTGAATCGTATCAATAAGTTCCTGAACAGTGAGGAACTGGATCCCAACAGCGTTCTCCACGATTCCTCTAAAC CCCATCCAATGAGCATTGAGAACGGCGAGTTCTCGTGGGGTGATGAGATCACGCTGCGCAACATTAACATCGAGGTGAAGAAGGGCAGCCTGGTGGCCCTGGTTGGCACGGTCGGTTCCGGCAAGTCGTCTGTAGTGCAGGCATTCCTCGgtgaaatggaaaaacttGCGGGCGTTGTCAACACTGTGGGCAAGTTGGCCTATGTACCGCAGCAGGCGTGGATTCAGAATGCGACGGTGAGGGACAACATCCTCTTCGGGCAGACCTACGACCGAAAGCGCTACAACAAGGTGATCGACGCCTGTGCCCTGCGTGCCGATATCGACATCCTGTCAGCCGGAGATCTCACGGAAATCGGTGAGAAAGGCATTAATTTATCAGGTGGCCAAAAGCAGCGCATCTCGTTGGCTCGTGCTGTGTACAGTGATGCCGATCTGTATCTGCTGGATGATCCTCTCAGCGCAGTGGACGCCCATGTGGGAAAGCACATCTTCGAGGAGGTTATCGGACCCAAGGGTATATTGGCACGAAAATCCCGCGTGCTGGTCACCCATGGTGTGACTTTCCTGCCCCAGGTGGACAGCATCTATGTGATAAAGATGGGCGAGATCAGCGAGAGCGGCACATTCGATCAATTGGTCAAGAACAAAGGCGCCTTTGCCGACTTCATTATCCAGCATCTGCAGGAGGGCAatgaagaggaggaggagcttAATCAGATCAAGCGCCAGATCTCTAGCACCGCAGATGTCCCTGAGCTGTTGGGCACTGTCGAAAAGGCCATTAAGTTGGCGCGCACGGAAAGCTTGTCCGATTCCAT CTCCGTTACATCCGCTGATAGTTTAATGGGCGGAGGAGGAAGTCTTCGCCGGCGAACTAAGCGACAGGACTCCCACGATTCCGTTGCCTCAGCCGCTTCCCTGAAAAAGAAGCAGGAGGTCGAGGGCAAGCTGATTGAAACTGAGAAATCGCAAACCGGTGGCGTGGAGTTCGCAGTGTATAAGCATTATATCAAGAGCGTTGGCATTTTTCTATCGGTTGCCACATTGGTACTCAACTTTGTATTCCAAGCTTTCCAAATCGGCTCGAATCTGTGGCTCACTCAGTGGGCTAACGATCAAAATGTCGCCAACGACACTGGCCTCAGGGACATGTATCTGGGTGTTTATGGTGCCTTCGGATTTGGCCAAG TGCTATCCAAATATTTATCGGGCCTCGCCTTGGCCATCGGAGGACTCCATTGCTCAATGAATGTATTCAACAAGCTGCTGAACACAGGCCTCAAGTGGCCAATGGAACTGTTCGATACAACGCCATTAGGTCGCATTCTGAGTCGGTACTCGAAAGATGTCGATACGGTTGACAGTGTACTGCCCGCGATAACCGTGCAGTTGTTGAACACATGTTTCGGG GTTCTGGCTACCATTGTGGTTATTAGTCTGTCCACGCCAATTTTCCTGGCCGTGATCGTGCCCATCGCCTTCCTGTACTACTTCGCCCAGCGTTTCTACGTGGCCACTTCCCGGCAGCTGATGCGTCTGGAATCCGTATCCCGGTCACCAATCTACTCGCATTTCAGCGAAACTGTCACCGGAGCATCGACTATTCGTGCCTACAATGTGGGAGATCG CTTTATTGAGGAATCTGATGCCAAGGTGGACAAGAACCAGGTTTGCAAGTACCCGTCCGTGATTGCCAACCGTTGGCTGGCCATTCGTTTGGAGATGGTGGGCAATCTGATTATTCTGTTCGCATCGCTTTTCGCCGTCCTGGGAGGTCAAACCAATCCCGGCCTGGTGGGTCTGTCGGTAAGCTACGCCCTGCAGGTGACCCAAACCCTCAACTGGCTGGTGCGCATGTCATCCGACATCGAGACGAACATCGTGTCCGTGGAGCGCATCAAGGAGTATGGCGAGACAAAGCAGGAAGCTCCCTGGGAGCTGGAGCAGGACAAGAACAAGCCCAAGAACTGGCCACAGGAGGGACGCGTTGAGTTCCAGAACTTCCAGGTGCGCTATCGCGAAGGCTTGGATCTGGTGCTGCGCGGTGTTAGTTTCAATATCCAGGGTGGCGAGAAGGTCGGCATTGTTGGTCGCACTGGTGCCGGCAAATCCAGTCTCACATTGGCCTTGTTCAG AATAATTGAAGCTGCCGGTGGTCGCATCTCCATCGATGGCGTGGACATTGCCTCAATGGGTCTGCACATGTTGCGTTCCCGCCTGACAATTATCCCCCAGGATCCAGTGCTTTTCTCTGGTTCGCTGCGCATCAACTTGGATCCCTTTGAAATCAAAACCGATGACGAAATCTGGAAAGCTCTAGAGCTGTCGCATCTCAAGTCCTTTGTAAAGAGTTTGGCAGCTGGTCTGAATCACGAGATTGCCGAGGGTGGTGAGAATCTGTCGGTGGGCCAGCGCCAGTTGGTTTGCTTGGCGCGTGCCCTGCTGCGTAAGACCAAGGTCCTGGTGCTGGACGAAGCCACTGCCGCTGTGGATCTGGAAACTGATGATTTGATTCAG
- the MRP gene encoding Multidrug-Resistance like protein 1, isoform R translates to MADDTSSPMDRFCGSTFWNATETWYTNDPDFTPCFEQTALVWTPCAFYWAFVIFDFYYLKASLDRNIPWNKLNVSKALVNLGLLVITALDLIMALVKKGGDSELPLYDLDVWGPIIKFATFLLLFIFIPLNRKYGVQTTGCQFIFWFLLTVLSIPRCRTEVRLDAERQKILNSQQPSEQDFSWEEYQFVSFFIFFTFTSIMLILNCFADGMPRQTKYQRGENEIPELSASFLSRITYQWFDKMALKGYRNPLEEKDLWDLRPQDSCSEVMPIFAHHWNQNVRKNYKNKARVEPKAQFSNGNVTFENPHGEKNGRKKGMASIMPPIYKSFGGVFLFGALMKLFTDTLTFAQPQVLSLIISFVEAQDAEPEWKGILYAVLLFVLAAAQTFILGQYFHRMFIVGLRIRTALINAIYRKALRISNSTKKESTVGEIVNLMAVDAQRFMELTTYLNMIWSAPLQIGLALYFLWQQLGPSVLAGLAVMIILIPVNGVIASRIKTYQIRQMKYKDERVKLMNEVLSGIKVLKLYAWEPSFEKQVLDIRDKEIATLRSTAYLNAGTSFLWSCAPFLVSLVTFATYVLIDENNVLDATKTFVSLSLFNILRFPLTMLPMLITNLVQTQVSVNRINKFLNSEELDPNSVLHDSSKPHPMSIENGEFSWGDEITLRNINIEVKKGSLVALVGTVGSGKSSVVQAFLGEMEKLAGVVNTVGKLAYVPQQAWIQNATVRDNILFGQTYDRKRYNKVIDACALRADIDILSAGDLTEIGEKGINLSGGQKQRISLARAVYSDADLYLLDDPLSAVDAHVGKHIFEEVIGPKGILARKSRVLVTHGVTFLPQVDSIYVIKMGEISESGTFDQLVKNKGAFADFIIQHLQEGNEEEEELNQIKRQISSTADVPELLGTVEKAIKLARTESLSDSISVTSADSLMGGGGSLRRRTKRQDSHDSVASAASLKKKQEVEGKLIETEKSQTGGVEFAVYKHYIKSVGIFLSVATLVLNFVFQAFQIGSNLWLTQWANDQNVANDTGLRDMYLGVYGAFGFGQVATNFFSSLAISLGCLKCSQLLHQTLLYYNLRWPMELFDTTPLGRIVNRFSKDIDTIDNVLPFNIRVVIGQAYMVLATIVVISLSTPIFLAVIVPIAFLYYFAQRFYVATSRQLMRLESVSRSPIYSHFSETVTGASTIRAYNVGDRFIEESDAKVDKNQVCKYPSVIANRWLAIRLEMVGNLIILFASLFAVLGGQTNPGLVGLSVSYALQVTQTLNWLVRMSSDIETNIVSVERIKEYGETKQEAPWELEQDKNKPKNWPQEGRVEFQNFQVRYREGLDLVLRGVSFNIQGGEKVGIVGRTGAGKSSLTLALFRIIEAAGGRISIDGVDIASMGLHMLRSRLTIIPQDPVLFSGSLRINLDPFEIKTDDEIWKALELSHLKSFVKSLAAGLNHEIAEGGENLSVGQRQLVCLARALLRKTKVLVLDEATAAVDLETDDLIQIRHFCHP, encoded by the exons ATGGCGGATGACACTAGTTCGCCGATGGACAGATTCTGCGGATCCACGTTCTGG AACGCAACAGAGACATGGTATACCAACGATCCGGACTTTACGCCCTGCTTTGAGCAAACGGCGCTGGTCTGGACACCCTGCGCCTTCTACTGGGCGTTCGTGATCTTTGACTTTTACTACCTGAAGGCGAGTTTGGACAGGAATATACCGTGGAACAAGCTGAACGTGAGCAAAGCTCTGGTGAATCTGGGTCTGCTGGTAATCACTGCCCTGGACCTAATTATGGCGCTGGTCAAGAAGGGCGGCGACTCTGAGCTGCCGCTCTACGACCTGGATGTTTGGGGTCCCATCATCAAGTTCGCCACCTTCCTGTTGCTCTTCATATTCATCCCGCTGAATCGAAAGTATGGCGTGCAGACCACGGGATGTCAGTTCATCTTCTGGTTCCTGCTCACTGTGCTGTCGATTCCCCGCTGCCGCACTGAAGTTCGACTGGACGCGGAGCGCCAGAAGATTCTGAATTCGCAACAGCCATCCGAGCAGGACTTTTCCTGGGAGGAGTATCAGTTCGTTAGCTTCTTTATCTTCTTCACCTTCACCAGCATTATGCTGATCCTGAACTGCTTCGCGGACGGAATGCCCAGACAAACCAAGTACCAGAGGGGTGAGAACGAGATTCCCGAACTGTCAGCCAGTTTCCTTTCCCGCATCACCTATCAGTGGTTCGACAAAATGGCCCTCAAGGGCTATCGCAAcccgctggaggagaaggaTCTGTGGGACCTGAGGCCGCAGGACAGCTGCTCCGAGGTCATGCCCATCTTCGCCCACCACTGGAACCAGAACGTGCGCAAGAACTACAAGAACAAGGCGCGCGTAGAACCCAAGGCGCAGTTTAGCAATGGCAACGTGACCTTTGAGAATCCCCACGGTGAGAAGAATGGCCGCAAGAAGGGCATGGCCAGTATTATGCCGCCAATTTACAAGTCCTTCGGAGGCGTCTTTCTGTTCGGCGCCCTAATGAAGCTGTTCACCGACACCCTGACATTTGCCCAGCCCCAAGTCCTGAGTTTGATCATCAGCTTCGTCGAGGCCCAAGATGCCGAGCCCGAATGGAAGGGTATCTTATACGCTGTCCTGCTTTTCGTTTTGGCCGCTGCACAGACCTTTATTCTGGGGCAATATTTCCACCGAATGTTCATTGTGGGCCTGCGAATCAGGACAGCTTTGATCAATGCCATCTACCGCAAGGCCCTGCGCATTTCGAACTCCACCAAAAAGGAGTCCACCGTGGGCGAGATCGTCAACCTGATGGCCGTGGATGCCCAGCGATTCATGGAACTGACAACCTACTTAAACATGATCTGGTCGGCGCCACTGCAGATCGGTCTAGCCCTGTATTTCCTTTGGCAGCAACTGGGACCGTCTGTGCTGGCCGGTTTGGCTGTGATGATTATCCTGATCCCTGTGAACGGAGTGATTGCCAGTCGCATCAAGACCTATCAGATCAGACAGATGAAGTACAAAGATGAGCGTGTTAAGTTGATGAACGAAGTACTGAGTGGCATTAAG GTGCTCAAATTGTACGCCTGGGAACCGAGTTTCGAGAAGCAAGTGCTGGACATCCGTGACAAGGAGATTGCGACGCTGCGCTCCACTGCCTACTTGAACGCGGGCACTTCGTTCTTGTGGTCCTGTGCACCGTTCCTG GTTTCATTAGTTACATTCGCCACTTACGTTTTAATTGATGAAAATAACGTGCTTGATGCCACCAAAACCTTTGTCTCATTATCATTATTCAACATTCTACGATTTCCGCTAACAATGTTGCCCATGCTGATCACCAACCTGGTGCAA ACGCAAGTTTCCGTGAATCGTATCAATAAGTTCCTGAACAGTGAGGAACTGGATCCCAACAGCGTTCTCCACGATTCCTCTAAAC CCCATCCAATGAGCATTGAGAACGGCGAGTTCTCGTGGGGTGATGAGATCACGCTGCGCAACATTAACATCGAGGTGAAGAAGGGCAGCCTGGTGGCCCTGGTTGGCACGGTCGGTTCCGGCAAGTCGTCTGTAGTGCAGGCATTCCTCGgtgaaatggaaaaacttGCGGGCGTTGTCAACACTGTGGGCAAGTTGGCCTATGTACCGCAGCAGGCGTGGATTCAGAATGCGACGGTGAGGGACAACATCCTCTTCGGGCAGACCTACGACCGAAAGCGCTACAACAAGGTGATCGACGCCTGTGCCCTGCGTGCCGATATCGACATCCTGTCAGCCGGAGATCTCACGGAAATCGGTGAGAAAGGCATTAATTTATCAGGTGGCCAAAAGCAGCGCATCTCGTTGGCTCGTGCTGTGTACAGTGATGCCGATCTGTATCTGCTGGATGATCCTCTCAGCGCAGTGGACGCCCATGTGGGAAAGCACATCTTCGAGGAGGTTATCGGACCCAAGGGTATATTGGCACGAAAATCCCGCGTGCTGGTCACCCATGGTGTGACTTTCCTGCCCCAGGTGGACAGCATCTATGTGATAAAGATGGGCGAGATCAGCGAGAGCGGCACATTCGATCAATTGGTCAAGAACAAAGGCGCCTTTGCCGACTTCATTATCCAGCATCTGCAGGAGGGCAatgaagaggaggaggagcttAATCAGATCAAGCGCCAGATCTCTAGCACCGCAGATGTCCCTGAGCTGTTGGGCACTGTCGAAAAGGCCATTAAGTTGGCGCGCACGGAAAGCTTGTCCGATTCCAT CTCCGTTACATCCGCTGATAGTTTAATGGGCGGAGGAGGAAGTCTTCGCCGGCGAACTAAGCGACAGGACTCCCACGATTCCGTTGCCTCAGCCGCTTCCCTGAAAAAGAAGCAGGAGGTCGAGGGCAAGCTGATTGAAACTGAGAAATCGCAAACCGGTGGCGTGGAGTTCGCAGTGTATAAGCATTATATCAAGAGCGTTGGCATTTTTCTATCGGTTGCCACATTGGTACTCAACTTTGTATTCCAAGCTTTCCAAATCGGCTCGAATCTGTGGCTCACTCAGTGGGCTAACGATCAAAATGTCGCCAACGACACTGGCCTCAGGGACATGTATCTGGGTGTTTATGGTGCCTTCGGATTTGGCCAAG TCGCGACGAACTTCTTCTCATCCCTCGCCATCTCATTGGGTTGTCTCAAGTGCTCGCAGTTGTTACATCAGACCCTACTATACTACAATCTCCGCTGGCCAATGGAACTCTTCGACACGACACCACTGGGAAGGATTGTCAATCGCTTCTCGAAAGATATCGATACAATCGATAATGTGCTGCCATTCAACATTCGTGTCGTCATTGGTCAGGCATATATG GTTCTGGCTACCATTGTGGTTATTAGTCTGTCCACGCCAATTTTCCTGGCCGTGATCGTGCCCATCGCCTTCCTGTACTACTTCGCCCAGCGTTTCTACGTGGCCACTTCCCGGCAGCTGATGCGTCTGGAATCCGTATCCCGGTCACCAATCTACTCGCATTTCAGCGAAACTGTCACCGGAGCATCGACTATTCGTGCCTACAATGTGGGAGATCG CTTTATTGAGGAATCTGATGCCAAGGTGGACAAGAACCAGGTTTGCAAGTACCCGTCCGTGATTGCCAACCGTTGGCTGGCCATTCGTTTGGAGATGGTGGGCAATCTGATTATTCTGTTCGCATCGCTTTTCGCCGTCCTGGGAGGTCAAACCAATCCCGGCCTGGTGGGTCTGTCGGTAAGCTACGCCCTGCAGGTGACCCAAACCCTCAACTGGCTGGTGCGCATGTCATCCGACATCGAGACGAACATCGTGTCCGTGGAGCGCATCAAGGAGTATGGCGAGACAAAGCAGGAAGCTCCCTGGGAGCTGGAGCAGGACAAGAACAAGCCCAAGAACTGGCCACAGGAGGGACGCGTTGAGTTCCAGAACTTCCAGGTGCGCTATCGCGAAGGCTTGGATCTGGTGCTGCGCGGTGTTAGTTTCAATATCCAGGGTGGCGAGAAGGTCGGCATTGTTGGTCGCACTGGTGCCGGCAAATCCAGTCTCACATTGGCCTTGTTCAG AATAATTGAAGCTGCCGGTGGTCGCATCTCCATCGATGGCGTGGACATTGCCTCAATGGGTCTGCACATGTTGCGTTCCCGCCTGACAATTATCCCCCAGGATCCAGTGCTTTTCTCTGGTTCGCTGCGCATCAACTTGGATCCCTTTGAAATCAAAACCGATGACGAAATCTGGAAAGCTCTAGAGCTGTCGCATCTCAAGTCCTTTGTAAAGAGTTTGGCAGCTGGTCTGAATCACGAGATTGCCGAGGGTGGTGAGAATCTGTCGGTGGGCCAGCGCCAGTTGGTTTGCTTGGCGCGTGCCCTGCTGCGTAAGACCAAGGTCCTGGTGCTGGACGAAGCCACTGCCGCTGTGGATCTGGAAACTGATGATTTGATTCAG